A genomic window from Brassica oleracea var. oleracea cultivar TO1000 chromosome C8, BOL, whole genome shotgun sequence includes:
- the LOC106308998 gene encoding B3 domain-containing protein REM9-like, which translates to MSKLIYAYTFVVVNGSRYSHEWIQAQGYEGGQAQHNQAGSFGTMKMANPHEPHFFKPLLPGFQSGVTIPLAFFSKHIEGKTNQKTWKLRSDASDQTWEVIQEDRTLTRGWKDFTTAHDLQIGDLVIFKHEGDMVFHVTPFGPSCCEIQYTHPHIIKEEADAGDADDNEISKS; encoded by the exons ATGTCGAAGTTAATTTACGCCTACACATTTGTAGTCGTAAATGGTAGTCGTTACTCTCAC GAATGGATTCAAGCGCAAGGCTACGAAGGGGGTCAGGCTCAACATAATCAA GCTGGATCCTTCGGGACTATGAAG ATGGCGAATCCACATGAACCTCATTTCTTTAAGCCGCTGCTTCCTGGTTTCCAAAGTGGCGTC ACAATACCACTTGCCTTCTTCTCAAAGCACATAGAAGGGAAGACGAACCAGAAAACATGGAAACTAAGATCAGACGCTTCAGATCAAACTTGGGAAGTGATACAAGAAGACAGGACACTCACCAGAGGTTGGAAAGATTTCACCACAGCACATGACCTTCAAATCGGTGACCTTGTCATCTTCAAACACGAAGGAGACATGGTGTTTCATGTCACTCCTTTTGGTCCTAGCTGTTGTGAGATTCAGTATACACATCCTCACATCATCAAGGAAGAAGCCGACGCGGGTGATGCTGATGACAATGAGATTAGTAAGTCTTGA